One window of Methanobacterium alkalithermotolerans genomic DNA carries:
- a CDS encoding glycosyltransferase family protein produces MSHNIKSGKLKIAALNNKVTKDNPLSKYLQKPRWSKKELKEKYEKIISQNNSNINLHPFKEDSPLVSIIILNRNGKNHLSRLFSNFKENIHYPNYEIIVVDQDSGDGSVAFLENLSPPLPLKIIKNKENKSFSQAHNQVVDQAQGEYLLLLNNDVEPLKGWLNQMMHTALENKEVGAVGAQLIYPFMVESSINSQNSFKIQHAGIAFKDEKGFIKPYNRGNGSEPFSMEKEDKVVAAVTAAALLVEKEKYLEAGGLDEGYEYGYEDVDFCLKLLKKGYTNIYTPRATLFHYEFGTQEKNKSRDVRRRRLSNRKLFRRKWNPWLKKELFKDKLLGRRILSEQPLKVALVVTESGEDASAGDYFTALELGEGLKKIGWQVSFLPRRGPGNWYDVGDADILLSLLDSYDPRKVKASGSLIKIAWPRNWFDRWVSSPGFSSYHMVLSPSPTSCNYIKEKSGKDALLFPIAANTERFHENITPQEEYACDYCFTGSYWNDPREIMEMLEPDKLPYHFKIYGKNWEKVEKFKDYHQGFINYSQVPQIYASTKLVINDANRVTKGFGATNSRVYDALACGVLVISNGLVGSRENFQGKVPVFQSKEELNELIKYYLDNEKARQDKARELQKFVLKHHTYDVRARTLKKILEDYFYTARMAIKIPAPSWEEVEEWGDYHVARALKKELEKKGCEVTLQVLPEWEEDKNFDVVLVLRGLSRYHPQEKHFNIMWNISHPDKVSVEEYSEYDHVFIASSYWASRISKLVDVPVEVMLQCTDHELFYPDYDEKYAHDLLFVGNSRKVFRKILKDLLPSSYDLAVYGKGWEEFIDKEYIKGEHIPNNELRKAYSSCKILLNDHWDDMREKGFLSNRLFDGVACGAFIISDKVKGGEDVFGDRVVFYEGEEDLKNKIDEILNNRSIKSPYQKKSMEDHNFKNLANHIIKNLIN; encoded by the coding sequence TTGAGTCATAATATAAAATCTGGAAAATTAAAAATTGCTGCTTTAAACAATAAAGTGACTAAAGACAATCCTCTCTCTAAATACCTCCAAAAACCACGCTGGAGTAAAAAAGAATTAAAAGAAAAGTATGAAAAGATAATCAGTCAGAATAATTCTAATATTAATTTACATCCCTTTAAAGAGGATTCACCTTTAGTTTCCATTATCATCCTGAACCGTAATGGTAAGAATCATCTATCCCGCTTATTTTCTAATTTTAAAGAAAATATCCACTACCCCAATTATGAAATTATAGTGGTGGATCAGGACTCTGGTGATGGATCAGTTGCTTTTTTAGAAAATTTATCCCCCCCATTGCCCCTTAAAATAATTAAAAATAAAGAAAATAAATCATTCTCCCAGGCCCATAATCAGGTGGTGGATCAGGCCCAGGGCGAATACTTACTACTTTTAAATAATGATGTAGAACCCCTGAAAGGCTGGTTAAACCAGATGATGCATACTGCCTTAGAAAATAAGGAGGTAGGTGCTGTGGGGGCCCAGTTAATATACCCTTTTATGGTTGAGTCCTCTATTAATTCCCAGAATTCTTTTAAAATCCAGCACGCCGGTATTGCTTTTAAGGATGAAAAGGGATTTATTAAACCATATAATAGAGGTAATGGTAGTGAACCATTTTCCATGGAAAAAGAGGATAAAGTGGTGGCTGCTGTTACTGCTGCTGCCCTTTTGGTGGAAAAAGAAAAATACCTGGAAGCAGGGGGCCTGGATGAAGGATATGAATATGGTTATGAAGATGTTGATTTCTGTCTTAAGCTTTTGAAAAAAGGTTATACTAATATTTACACTCCCCGGGCCACTTTATTCCATTATGAATTTGGGACCCAGGAAAAAAATAAGTCCCGGGATGTGCGCCGCCGCCGCTTAAGTAATCGTAAATTATTCCGCCGCAAATGGAACCCCTGGCTTAAAAAGGAATTATTTAAGGATAAATTACTGGGCCGGAGGATTTTATCCGAACAACCCCTGAAAGTAGCCCTGGTAGTAACCGAAAGTGGGGAAGATGCTTCTGCCGGAGATTACTTCACTGCCCTGGAGTTAGGGGAGGGTTTAAAAAAAATAGGTTGGCAGGTGAGTTTCCTGCCCCGGCGAGGACCGGGAAACTGGTATGATGTAGGGGATGCGGATATTCTCCTATCACTTTTAGATAGTTATGATCCCCGGAAAGTTAAGGCCAGTGGTTCTTTAATTAAAATTGCCTGGCCCCGGAACTGGTTTGACCGCTGGGTTAGTAGTCCTGGATTTTCCAGTTACCACATGGTACTATCCCCCAGCCCCACATCGTGCAATTATATTAAAGAAAAAAGTGGTAAAGATGCCCTGCTATTTCCTATAGCGGCCAATACTGAACGCTTCCATGAAAATATTACACCCCAAGAAGAATATGCCTGCGATTATTGCTTTACTGGTAGTTACTGGAATGATCCCCGGGAAATAATGGAAATGCTGGAACCGGATAAGCTCCCTTACCACTTTAAGATATATGGTAAAAACTGGGAAAAGGTAGAGAAATTTAAGGATTATCACCAGGGTTTTATAAACTACTCCCAGGTACCCCAGATCTATGCCTCCACCAAACTGGTGATTAATGATGCCAACCGGGTTACTAAAGGGTTTGGTGCTACCAATAGCCGGGTATATGATGCCCTGGCCTGTGGGGTGCTGGTAATAAGTAATGGACTGGTAGGTTCCCGGGAAAACTTCCAGGGTAAAGTGCCGGTATTCCAGTCTAAAGAAGAATTAAATGAGCTTATAAAATATTATCTGGATAATGAAAAGGCCCGGCAGGATAAGGCCCGGGAACTGCAAAAATTTGTCCTCAAACACCATACCTATGATGTGCGGGCCCGGACCTTGAAAAAAATCCTGGAAGATTATTTCTATACCGCCCGGATGGCCATTAAAATCCCCGCCCCCAGCTGGGAGGAAGTAGAAGAATGGGGAGATTATCATGTGGCCCGGGCATTAAAAAAAGAGCTAGAAAAGAAGGGTTGTGAGGTAACCTTGCAGGTACTCCCGGAATGGGAAGAGGATAAGAATTTTGATGTGGTCCTGGTTTTAAGAGGCCTTAGTAGATACCATCCCCAGGAAAAGCACTTCAATATCATGTGGAATATCTCCCATCCCGATAAGGTATCAGTGGAAGAATATTCAGAATATGATCATGTTTTTATTGCTTCTTCTTACTGGGCTTCCAGGATAAGTAAATTGGTGGATGTGCCGGTGGAGGTAATGCTGCAGTGTACGGACCATGAGTTATTTTATCCGGATTATGATGAAAAGTATGCCCACGACCTATTATTTGTGGGTAACTCCCGTAAAGTCTTCAGGAAAATATTAAAGGATTTATTACCCAGTAGTTATGATCTGGCAGTTTATGGAAAGGGCTGGGAGGAATTTATAGATAAGGAGTATATTAAGGGAGAGCACATCCCTAATAATGAGCTTAGAAAGGCTTATTCTTCCTGTAAGATATTATTGAACGATCACTGGGATGACATGCGAGAGAAAGGGTTTTTATCCAATCGATTATTTGATGGGGTGGCCTGTGGTGCTTTTATTATCTCAGATAAGGTTAAAGGGGGAGAGGATGTTTTTGGGGATAGGGTGGTTTTTTATGAGGGTGAGGAGGATTTAAAAAATAAAATAGATGAAATTTTAAATAATCGTTCAATTAAGTCTCCTTATCAAAAAAAAAGTATGGAAGATCATAATTTTAAAAACCTGGCTAATCATATTATAAAAAATTTAATTAATTAA
- a CDS encoding DUF4012 domain-containing protein has translation MLKKLLLVIVLLIVAGSLFFAFQFMNSGSDSGLENQTVLLLAVDPGEQRPGMGGVDMAFALEVEGRNIKKITPIYPGGLYHPTQEAPPEIKAQGLNQLVMHDSLWDADPEVGAKLAQEIVEYHTGIKTDTVIIVNPTAVDALIQAVGPVNVPGRGMVSGNSIEFLRYEQTEGMSRGNAVESLMRPIFEKAQDEQNFMALSRVAIEQYLQGNIAVVPQDQVLKFALANGLGYFFNK, from the coding sequence ATGTTAAAAAAATTATTACTTGTTATAGTCCTGCTTATAGTAGCCGGATCCCTATTTTTTGCTTTCCAGTTCATGAACAGTGGCTCTGATTCTGGTTTGGAAAATCAGACTGTCCTATTATTAGCTGTAGATCCAGGTGAACAGCGTCCTGGTATGGGAGGAGTGGATATGGCCTTTGCCCTGGAAGTGGAAGGAAGAAATATTAAAAAAATCACTCCTATCTATCCTGGTGGACTTTATCACCCTACCCAGGAGGCTCCTCCTGAAATCAAGGCCCAGGGATTGAATCAGTTAGTGATGCATGATTCTTTGTGGGATGCCGACCCGGAAGTAGGGGCTAAGTTGGCCCAGGAGATAGTAGAATACCACACCGGAATTAAGACCGATACCGTGATTATAGTAAACCCCACAGCAGTAGATGCCCTTATTCAGGCAGTGGGACCGGTAAATGTTCCAGGTAGAGGGATGGTATCTGGTAATTCCATAGAATTTTTAAGATATGAGCAAACTGAAGGTATGTCCCGGGGTAATGCGGTGGAATCATTAATGCGGCCTATTTTTGAAAAGGCCCAGGATGAACAAAACTTCATGGCCTTATCCAGGGTGGCAATAGAACAGTACTTACAGGGAAATATTGCAGTGGTGCCCCAGGATCAGGTCCTTAAATTTGCCCTGGCCAATGGTTTAGGATATTTCTTTAATAAATAA
- a CDS encoding DUF1616 domain-containing protein → MKKMSNIDLILIFLIGLSYTALITFFSPFANNEYLDGIFLFLIFIASGYSLLAVIYPDKYINELLKKPVLLLMLSAFLTMSVSVILKYSPLLMQTNLLIVVLSSLSMILSLIAYHRRKEILKPLKVQPVSPVADKSPQEKVMSYRQSLDKTTETIDQGRLKSVPKDPVKEKVEKKSVPPKKLSFTTNTPLDILVIIILSVLSLVTVSIPLLNNSIVKTILAGLFIFIIPGYLLMTLLFPGKESLEVIERWGLSVIISLALTSVIGIILFYTPLGINLSSILMIIGIISIILSAVAYIRVIKVPPSQRFSFKS, encoded by the coding sequence ATGAAAAAAATGTCAAATATAGATCTTATTCTGATTTTTTTAATAGGGTTAAGTTACACCGCACTTATAACCTTTTTTAGTCCTTTTGCCAACAACGAATACCTGGATGGAATTTTCCTCTTTTTAATCTTCATAGCATCTGGTTACTCCCTATTAGCAGTCATATATCCGGATAAATATATTAATGAACTCTTAAAAAAACCAGTGCTGCTTTTAATGTTAAGTGCATTTCTAACCATGTCGGTGAGTGTGATCCTTAAATACAGTCCTCTTTTAATGCAGACTAATTTGCTTATCGTGGTACTCTCCAGCCTATCCATGATACTATCCCTTATAGCCTACCATAGACGTAAAGAAATCTTAAAACCCTTGAAGGTTCAACCTGTATCTCCCGTGGCGGACAAATCCCCTCAGGAGAAGGTAATGTCTTACCGGCAGAGTCTGGATAAAACCACCGAAACTATAGATCAGGGTAGATTAAAATCCGTGCCAAAAGATCCGGTAAAAGAAAAGGTAGAAAAAAAGTCAGTCCCGCCTAAAAAATTAAGTTTCACCACCAATACACCCCTGGATATCCTGGTGATTATCATCCTATCAGTACTGAGTCTGGTAACTGTTTCTATTCCCCTGCTAAATAACAGCATAGTTAAAACAATTTTAGCCGGCTTATTTATATTTATAATACCTGGATATCTTTTAATGACCCTTTTATTCCCTGGTAAAGAAAGTTTAGAAGTTATTGAGCGCTGGGGCCTATCAGTGATAATTAGTTTAGCTTTAACCTCGGTTATTGGAATAATCTTATTTTACACTCCCCTGGGGATTAATTTAAGTTCGATTTTAATGATTATTGGGATTATAAGTATAATATTAAGTGCCGTAGCCTATATCCGGGTTATAAAAGTACCTCCTTCACAGAGATTCAGTTTTAAATCCTGA
- a CDS encoding pyridoxamine 5'-phosphate oxidase family protein, translating into MRKKFDEPLCPPADSTCTPDFIDAKKDISNLLNTESFAVLATQGEGQPYTSLMSFKVTEDLKKIVFSTPQETRKFELLKKSDKVALLVDNRSQTPPSLNRISAVTITGKANIIPPEKAQKWADFLMEKHPYQKSFIFAPSTALVVVDVYRYFLVKRFQEVVEWSPR; encoded by the coding sequence ATGCGGAAAAAATTTGATGAACCCCTGTGTCCTCCTGCCGATAGTACCTGTACTCCTGATTTTATAGATGCAAAAAAGGACATATCTAACCTTTTAAACACCGAATCATTTGCCGTATTAGCCACCCAGGGAGAAGGCCAACCATATACTTCGCTTATGAGCTTTAAAGTCACTGAAGACTTAAAAAAGATTGTATTTAGCACCCCGCAAGAAACCCGCAAGTTCGAATTACTTAAAAAATCAGATAAAGTAGCTCTTCTGGTGGATAATCGCTCCCAAACACCGCCCAGTCTAAATAGGATTAGTGCGGTAACTATAACTGGTAAAGCAAACATCATCCCTCCTGAAAAAGCCCAAAAATGGGCTGATTTTCTTATGGAAAAACACCCTTATCAGAAATCATTTATTTTTGCACCATCCACTGCTCTGGTGGTGGTGGATGTATACCGTTATTTCCTGGTAAAACGGTTCCAGGAAGTGGTGGAGTGGAGTCCCAGGTAA
- a CDS encoding PEP/pyruvate-binding domain-containing protein — translation MVKINNPRILPLIEADIDVKMVGAKTKNLAILLNKNIPVPEGFCITTSGYKDFIELNNISPTIDMEIYKKEPKDMRWEEIWDASLRIRSAFLKSQIPLVLEKEVIKHIKSYPNSTKFSVRSSSPLEDSKKNSYAGIHESYVNVKGIEEILKSIKLVWASLWSDRAILYRDEMELDSINSSIAVLIQVMVEEEISGLAFSHDPRGKDDNMIIEAIEGFCSELVDNEKEPEKWVINREREILSHKRPDTYKNTLLKSDELKNLLDKLINLEKIFNFPVDVEWTGTGGDLTILQSRPITSFTDDDPDRQWYLTLTPSFVNLKKLADKVENQLIGQLENEGIQLSREEPYGLSKKELAFQIKKRAEIYFKWKKIYWDDFIPFAHGIRNFGTYYNDLVKPDNPYEFMELLKDEDILATRRNKKFQKLALLLNASPILKEKIDEILKNGLHGPEFIRALKEIGNINEDFFEFINQFLDLLTNHLDISYENTSLQDHPEVILKNIQELSLRKKSPPSVKDSKKKYLKKLYQAAGDSRIKEVDEVLRIGRLSWKLRDDDNILLGRVENQFLKFLKHGAEVLENEKKLKNREKLSIDDWEDIYSALITDSTSIIVLETSDESITAEIDFKPRQLVGQPSSPGIVTGKARIIKSFADFSTLKSGEIIICDAIQPQMTFLVALAAGIVERRGGMLVHSSIIAREMGIPAVNGVSDATELIKNGDLVTVNGYLGLVVIGKPEFDREHSN, via the coding sequence ATGGTAAAAATTAATAATCCCCGGATTTTACCTCTTATAGAGGCCGATATTGATGTTAAAATGGTAGGGGCTAAAACCAAAAACCTGGCCATATTACTTAACAAAAATATCCCGGTGCCGGAGGGTTTCTGCATCACCACTTCGGGATATAAAGATTTTATAGAACTAAATAACATCTCTCCTACCATAGATATGGAGATTTATAAAAAAGAACCAAAAGACATGCGCTGGGAAGAGATATGGGATGCTTCTTTAAGGATCAGATCTGCTTTTTTAAAATCACAAATACCTCTTGTACTGGAAAAAGAAGTTATAAAACACATAAAATCCTATCCTAACTCCACTAAATTCTCAGTAAGATCCTCTTCCCCTTTAGAAGACTCTAAAAAGAATTCCTATGCCGGTATTCATGAATCCTATGTTAATGTAAAGGGAATAGAAGAAATTCTTAAATCCATTAAGCTGGTCTGGGCTTCCCTGTGGAGTGACCGGGCCATACTTTACCGGGATGAAATGGAACTGGATTCAATTAACAGCTCCATTGCGGTTTTAATCCAGGTAATGGTGGAAGAAGAAATTTCAGGCCTTGCTTTTTCACATGATCCCCGGGGAAAAGACGATAACATGATAATAGAGGCCATAGAGGGCTTTTGCAGTGAACTGGTGGATAATGAAAAGGAACCAGAAAAATGGGTCATAAACCGGGAGAGGGAAATTTTAAGCCATAAAAGGCCAGATACCTACAAAAACACCCTCCTTAAATCAGATGAACTAAAAAATCTATTAGATAAACTTATTAACCTGGAAAAAATTTTTAATTTTCCGGTGGATGTGGAGTGGACCGGAACGGGCGGGGATTTAACCATTCTCCAGAGCAGGCCCATCACCAGTTTTACTGATGATGACCCGGACCGGCAGTGGTACCTTACTTTGACCCCCAGCTTTGTTAATTTAAAAAAACTGGCTGATAAAGTGGAAAACCAGCTCATAGGCCAACTGGAAAATGAGGGAATCCAACTATCCCGGGAAGAACCATACGGGCTATCTAAAAAAGAACTGGCCTTCCAAATCAAAAAACGGGCAGAAATTTATTTTAAATGGAAAAAAATTTACTGGGATGATTTCATACCCTTTGCCCATGGTATTCGCAACTTCGGAACCTATTATAATGACCTGGTAAAACCAGATAACCCTTATGAATTCATGGAGTTATTAAAAGATGAGGACATACTGGCCACCCGCCGCAATAAAAAATTCCAAAAACTGGCCCTCCTTCTAAATGCATCCCCTATTTTAAAAGAAAAGATAGATGAAATTCTAAAAAATGGTCTTCATGGTCCGGAATTTATCCGGGCCTTAAAAGAAATAGGGAACATTAATGAAGACTTTTTTGAGTTTATTAATCAATTTTTAGATTTATTAACTAATCATCTGGATATTTCTTATGAAAATACTTCCCTGCAGGATCATCCGGAGGTTATACTTAAAAACATTCAGGAACTGAGCCTTAGAAAAAAATCTCCACCTTCAGTTAAAGATTCTAAAAAAAAGTACCTGAAAAAGCTTTACCAGGCGGCAGGAGACTCCCGGATAAAGGAAGTAGATGAGGTTTTAAGAATCGGGCGTTTGAGCTGGAAATTACGGGATGATGATAACATATTACTGGGCCGGGTGGAAAACCAGTTTTTAAAATTCCTTAAACATGGGGCAGAAGTCCTGGAAAATGAAAAAAAACTTAAAAACCGGGAAAAATTAAGTATAGATGATTGGGAGGATATATATTCTGCCCTTATAACTGATTCTACTTCTATTATTGTGCTGGAAACTTCAGATGAGAGTATAACTGCAGAAATTGATTTTAAACCTCGCCAGCTGGTGGGCCAGCCCTCTTCTCCGGGAATTGTCACGGGAAAAGCCCGGATTATAAAATCATTTGCTGATTTTTCTACTTTAAAATCAGGGGAAATAATAATCTGTGATGCCATACAACCGCAGATGACTTTTTTAGTTGCACTGGCTGCGGGAATTGTGGAAAGAAGGGGAGGAATGCTGGTGCATAGTTCTATAATTGCCCGGGAAATGGGAATTCCTGCTGTAAATGGGGTTAGTGATGCCACCGAATTAATAAAAAATGGGGATTTAGTTACCGTAAATGGTTATCTGGGGCTGGTGGTTATTGGTAAACCTGAATTTGATAGGGAGCACTCTAATTAA
- a CDS encoding 4a-hydroxytetrahydrobiopterin dehydratase: protein MKIPQLLSLDEIHKRASTLDNWKVLEDHHLEGVFIFPDFASGMNFAVKVGNIAEKMQHHPEMEIGAGVVKLTIYTHDRDGLTSWDFDFAKKVNQLMI from the coding sequence ATAAAAATTCCCCAATTATTATCCCTGGATGAAATCCATAAAAGAGCCAGCACTTTAGATAACTGGAAAGTTTTAGAAGATCACCATCTGGAAGGAGTATTTATTTTTCCGGATTTTGCCAGTGGTATGAATTTTGCAGTTAAGGTGGGAAATATAGCTGAAAAAATGCAGCATCATCCCGAGATGGAAATAGGTGCCGGAGTGGTTAAGTTAACCATATATACTCATGATAGAGATGGTTTAACTTCCTGGGACTTTGATTTTGCCAAAAAAGTAAATCAGTTAATGATATAG